The Chitinophagales bacterium genome has a segment encoding these proteins:
- a CDS encoding RNA polymerase sigma factor, with translation MSSLKLNKEVMVASKVLKPYALKLTKDTMDAEDLMQDTILRALKNTDKFESGSNLKAWLYTIMKNIFINNYRKNARMQTVIDSTANEFLINNSNTVNNQAINNFIAEDINKALMKISVELRTPFLMHYKGFKYNEIADKLRLPLGTVKSRIFLARKELTELLKGDYR, from the coding sequence ATGAGCAGTTTGAAATTAAATAAAGAAGTAATGGTTGCTTCAAAAGTATTGAAACCTTATGCTTTGAAGCTGACAAAAGACACTATGGATGCCGAAGACTTAATGCAAGATACTATACTTAGAGCTTTGAAAAATACAGATAAGTTTGAAAGTGGTTCTAACTTAAAAGCATGGCTATATACTATAATGAAAAATATTTTTATTAATAATTATAGAAAAAACGCTAGAATGCAAACAGTTATTGATAGTACTGCTAATGAGTTTTTGATTAACAATAGCAATACGGTTAATAACCAAGCCATTAATAATTTTATTGCAGAAGATATTAATAAGGCATTGATGAAAATTTCTGTTGAATTAAGAACGCCTTTCTTAATGCATTATAAAGGTTTTAAGTACAACGAAATTGCAGACAAACTAAGATTGCCATTAGGTACAGTTAAAAGCAGAATCTTTTTAGCAAGAAAAGAATTAACTGAATTATTGAAAGGAGATTATAGATAG
- a CDS encoding acyl-CoA dehydrogenase family protein, which translates to MPNLLPNERSITYIYKKSEKMSALYFTEEHQLFRQSVAQFVAKEIVPFANQWEKDKQIPRTLFKKLGEHGFLGINHSEQYGGSNVDLFYSICYLEELAKSGFAGVSAAVSVHQYMATNHLAEAGSHELKERFLKPAIEGNMVGAIAITEPFGGSDVQAIKTTAVKDGDNYIINGSKTFITNGFLADFVVVACKTDNKAGINGISLIVVEKNTAGFSATALDKIGWHSSDTGELAFDNVVVPKENLVGKEGMGFFYVMESFQIERLVAAIMGIGGSDKCIEETLKYMNERVAFGKTINKFQVLRHELVQLATELEAGRQMTYHTAWLMQNGEVPVKECTMCKLYMTELGNKIVDKCLQMFGGYGYMEDFPIARAYRDARVSTIVGGTTQIMREILSKIIIDDIKYKKVYNEDNITTTTKPWGNPTTAKEIIKSIPLRLKKEKAKDYNTIFHFDISGNNGGQFTVVINNGTATVTEGLQDEAKCIITSDDATYTGIELGTIQPETAFMSGKIQVSNLGEMMQFSKYFERV; encoded by the coding sequence ATGCCTAATTTGTTACCAAACGAACGGTCAATAACTTATATTTATAAAAAATCAGAAAAAATGTCAGCTTTATACTTTACCGAAGAGCATCAACTGTTTAGACAAAGTGTCGCTCAGTTTGTAGCAAAAGAAATAGTTCCTTTCGCTAATCAGTGGGAAAAAGACAAACAAATTCCTAGAACATTATTTAAAAAACTAGGAGAACATGGCTTTTTAGGTATCAATCATAGTGAACAATATGGTGGCTCTAATGTCGATTTATTTTATAGTATTTGTTATTTGGAAGAATTGGCTAAAAGTGGATTTGCTGGTGTGTCTGCTGCTGTTTCGGTACATCAGTATATGGCAACCAATCATTTGGCAGAAGCTGGTTCGCATGAACTTAAAGAACGATTTTTAAAACCAGCCATTGAAGGCAATATGGTTGGTGCTATTGCTATAACTGAACCATTTGGTGGCTCTGATGTACAGGCCATTAAAACTACTGCGGTTAAAGATGGCGATAACTATATTATTAATGGCTCAAAAACTTTTATTACCAATGGCTTTTTGGCAGATTTTGTAGTAGTTGCTTGTAAAACAGACAACAAAGCTGGTATTAATGGCATTAGTTTAATTGTGGTTGAAAAAAATACTGCTGGTTTTTCTGCTACGGCTCTTGACAAAATTGGTTGGCACTCTTCTGATACTGGCGAGTTGGCGTTTGATAATGTAGTAGTACCAAAAGAAAATTTAGTAGGCAAAGAAGGCATGGGTTTCTTTTATGTGATGGAAAGTTTTCAGATAGAACGATTGGTAGCTGCTATTATGGGAATTGGTGGAAGCGATAAATGTATTGAAGAAACACTAAAATATATGAACGAAAGAGTTGCTTTTGGAAAAACGATTAATAAGTTTCAAGTACTTCGACATGAGTTGGTGCAGTTGGCAACTGAGTTAGAAGCTGGTAGACAAATGACTTATCATACTGCTTGGTTGATGCAAAATGGAGAAGTTCCTGTAAAAGAATGTACCATGTGTAAATTGTATATGACCGAATTAGGCAATAAAATTGTAGATAAGTGTTTACAAATGTTTGGTGGTTATGGCTATATGGAAGATTTTCCTATTGCAAGAGCATATAGAGATGCAAGAGTAAGTACTATTGTTGGTGGTACTACACAAATTATGCGAGAGATATTATCAAAAATTATAATTGATGATATAAAATACAAAAAAGTATATAACGAAGATAATATAACTACTACTACAAAACCTTGGGGAAATCCTACTACTGCTAAGGAAATTATAAAATCTATTCCACTACGACTGAAAAAAGAAAAAGCTAAAGATTATAATACCATTTTTCATTTTGATATTAGTGGCAACAATGGCGGACAGTTTACTGTTGTAATTAATAATGGAACAGCTACAGTAACAGAAGGTTTACAAGATGAAGCCAAATGTATTATTACGAGTGATGATGCGACTTACACAGGAATTGAATTAGGTACAATACAACCAGAAACAGCATTTATGAGTGGTAAAATACAAGTATCTAACCTTGGAGAAATGATGCAGTTTTCTAAATACTTTGAAAGAGTTTAG
- a CDS encoding FkbM family methyltransferase yields the protein MIKSALLKFLEFYGYKKVKKPYTQTYSILNSREYVLEEKQDQSKVISFIKSIRPYNIGKELIRVGSKKDGGYLVPNDLEGIIACFSAGVSKVSEFENHCHELGIQQLFLADKSVEKANLNVAHHFLPKFIGITNNNDFITMDEWVNQSVENTGDLLLQMDIEGAEYNSFINMSDALLSRFRILVVEFHDLHKLWTKYSYNIITDVFNKILQTHVCVHIHPNNYSGIDIQEDIAIPRFAEFTFIRKDRVITQTPCTSFPHPLDFDNTNFPHIVLPEIWYK from the coding sequence ATGATAAAATCAGCATTACTAAAGTTCCTTGAGTTTTATGGTTATAAAAAAGTAAAAAAACCATATACGCAAACCTATTCTATTTTAAATTCGAGAGAATATGTACTAGAAGAAAAACAAGACCAATCTAAAGTTATAAGTTTTATTAAAAGCATTCGACCATATAATATAGGAAAAGAATTAATTAGAGTAGGTTCAAAAAAAGATGGTGGTTACTTAGTTCCTAATGATTTAGAAGGAATAATTGCTTGTTTTTCTGCTGGTGTTTCTAAAGTAAGTGAATTTGAGAATCATTGTCATGAACTAGGTATTCAACAACTTTTTCTAGCAGACAAATCAGTTGAAAAAGCCAACCTAAATGTAGCACATCATTTCTTACCAAAATTTATTGGTATTACTAATAATAACGACTTTATTACGATGGATGAATGGGTTAATCAAAGTGTGGAGAATACTGGCGATTTGTTACTACAAATGGATATTGAAGGTGCTGAGTATAACTCATTTATAAATATGAGTGATGCTTTATTAAGTCGTTTTAGAATTTTGGTAGTTGAATTTCATGATTTACATAAGCTATGGACAAAATACTCTTATAATATTATTACTGATGTGTTTAATAAAATACTACAAACGCATGTATGTGTACATATTCATCCTAATAATTATAGTGGTATAGATATTCAAGAAGATATAGCCATTCCTAGATTTGCAGAGTTTACATTTATTAGAAAAGATAGAGTGATAACACAAACACCATGTACTTCATTTCCACATCCTTTAGATTTTGACAATACTAATTTTCCACATATTGTATTGCCAGAAATTTGGTATAAATGA
- a CDS encoding MBL fold metallo-hydrolase, giving the protein MNTTKQYTNTTVNVFTFGPFQENSYIISNNKDNTCWIIDPGCYSTQEEQILTQFVAQHQLKPVKLINTHCHLDHIYGNKLIADTYQLDLGIHQNEIPMLEGAKMAAQMYGLKVPNECKPNYFITTDDVLYLGDIAFKVLFAPGHSPGSICFYNEVDKYIIVGDVLFYGSIGRTDLPMGDYDTLIDSIKTQLYVLPNDVVVYNGHGMETTIGHEKKNNPFVRGN; this is encoded by the coding sequence ATGAATACTACAAAGCAATACACTAATACAACTGTTAATGTTTTTACATTTGGTCCTTTTCAGGAAAACTCGTATATCATATCAAATAACAAAGATAACACTTGTTGGATAATTGATCCAGGTTGTTACTCTACTCAAGAAGAACAAATTTTAACACAGTTTGTTGCACAGCATCAGTTAAAACCAGTAAAATTAATCAATACTCATTGTCATTTAGACCATATTTATGGAAATAAATTAATTGCAGATACTTATCAGTTAGATTTAGGCATTCATCAAAATGAAATTCCAATGTTAGAAGGAGCGAAAATGGCAGCGCAAATGTATGGTTTAAAAGTGCCTAATGAATGTAAACCCAATTACTTTATTACTACTGATGATGTGTTATACTTAGGTGATATTGCTTTTAAAGTACTTTTTGCACCAGGACATTCGCCAGGTAGTATTTGCTTTTATAATGAAGTAGATAAATATATTATTGTTGGTGATGTTTTATTTTATGGTAGTATTGGAAGAACTGATTTGCCTATGGGCGATTATGATACACTCATTGACAGTATTAAAACACAGTTATATGTTTTACCAAATGATGTTGTGGTATACAATGGACATGGCATGGAAACTACTATTGGACACGAAAAAAAGAACAATCCGTTTGTAAGAGGAAATTAA
- a CDS encoding tetratricopeptide repeat protein produces MKWILFLIMSCSLITFAQQQGDYDHFLAQQFLENGEYEKAAEYYDVLIQKEGGLQYYQEYLEVLLKIKNYEKAKALAEKAYSVGNSKVYLIDLANIYTLSGDEKNANKQYQKILKDLPNNVAEIKQIAQKLITVGEFDLAQQVYLKGRDILKNNNAFNLELADLLLYKKDLNGMVNAYLDEAPLQANQLNIIEDGLSKAMNDEAGIAFVEKSLIQRVGQNKDLLVYQDLLVWFYLLQHDFDGALLQAKSLDNIRNEDGKSILAISATASQMKDYDVAIKGYQYIINKGKNNPWFVTANLNLINVQRDRIVNNTNYTKAELLSLKQSYENFIQNFNNTYTTTNAMIELSQLLALYIHETDSAIALLESVVNNATIDKTLQAQAKLNLGDYYIMNENPWDARLIYTQVEKDFKGSPLGEEAKFRNARLSYFKGDFEFAQSQLKIIKANTSELMSNDAIDLSVFILDNINTDNSEIGMLTYAKADLLNFQNKLDEAKDSLNLILNSLNGSSLSDDVYYLLYKIEKKQQHYEQAANYLQIIIDDYGADLLSDNAIFYLAELYENILNDKEKAKALYEKLILEHNDSTFVIEARKRYRKLRGDS; encoded by the coding sequence ATGAAATGGATATTGTTTTTAATAATGAGTTGTTCCTTAATTACTTTTGCACAACAGCAAGGAGATTATGACCATTTCTTAGCACAACAATTTTTAGAAAATGGCGAATATGAAAAAGCAGCCGAATACTACGATGTTTTAATACAAAAAGAAGGTGGTTTACAATACTACCAAGAGTATTTGGAGGTGTTATTGAAAATAAAAAATTACGAAAAAGCCAAAGCACTAGCAGAAAAAGCATATAGCGTAGGCAATAGTAAAGTCTATTTAATAGATTTAGCTAATATTTATACACTTAGTGGCGATGAAAAAAATGCTAATAAACAATATCAAAAAATATTAAAAGACTTACCCAATAATGTTGCAGAAATTAAACAAATTGCACAAAAACTAATTACAGTTGGAGAGTTTGATTTGGCTCAACAAGTGTACTTGAAAGGTAGAGATATACTAAAAAACAACAATGCTTTTAATTTAGAGTTGGCAGATTTGTTGCTTTATAAAAAAGATTTAAACGGAATGGTGAACGCTTATCTAGATGAAGCACCACTACAAGCCAATCAATTGAATATTATTGAAGATGGTTTGTCTAAAGCCATGAATGATGAAGCAGGAATTGCTTTTGTAGAAAAATCATTGATACAAAGAGTTGGTCAAAATAAAGACTTACTTGTATATCAAGATTTATTAGTGTGGTTTTATTTATTGCAACATGATTTTGATGGTGCTTTGCTACAAGCCAAATCGCTAGACAATATTAGAAATGAAGATGGAAAAAGTATTTTGGCTATTAGTGCAACTGCATCACAAATGAAAGATTACGATGTTGCTATCAAAGGATATCAGTACATCATCAACAAAGGAAAAAACAATCCATGGTTTGTTACAGCCAATCTCAATTTAATTAATGTTCAAAGAGATAGAATTGTAAACAATACCAATTATACCAAAGCAGAGTTGTTATCGCTAAAACAATCCTACGAAAATTTCATTCAAAACTTCAACAATACTTACACTACAACCAACGCAATGATAGAGTTGTCGCAACTATTAGCATTGTATATTCACGAAACTGATAGTGCCATTGCTTTGCTAGAAAGTGTAGTAAACAATGCTACGATTGATAAAACTTTACAAGCACAAGCAAAACTTAATCTTGGCGACTATTATATTATGAACGAAAATCCATGGGACGCACGATTGATTTATACACAAGTAGAAAAAGATTTTAAAGGTTCGCCACTTGGAGAAGAAGCTAAATTTCGTAATGCACGATTGTCTTATTTTAAAGGCGATTTTGAGTTTGCTCAGTCGCAATTAAAAATTATTAAAGCCAATACTTCCGAGTTAATGTCTAACGATGCTATTGATTTATCCGTTTTTATATTAGATAATATCAATACCGATAATTCAGAAATTGGAATGCTTACTTATGCAAAAGCAGATTTACTTAACTTCCAAAATAAACTAGACGAAGCTAAAGATAGTTTAAATCTTATATTAAATAGCTTAAATGGTTCTTCTTTGTCAGATGATGTTTATTATTTGCTATACAAAATCGAAAAGAAACAACAACATTACGAACAAGCAGCCAACTATCTTCAAATTATTATAGACGATTATGGTGCTGACTTATTGTCAGATAATGCTATTTTTTATTTGGCAGAACTGTATGAAAACATATTAAATGATAAAGAAAAAGCAAAGGCATTGTATGAAAAGCTTATTTTAGAGCATAACGACAGTACTTTTGTAATTGAAGCAAGAAAAAGATATAGAAAATTAAGAGGAGATTCTTAA
- a CDS encoding zinc metallopeptidase: MLYLLIIILMGVSWLVSYRLKSKFKQYSQIPIGLTGKEIAEKMLYDNGITDVQVISTPGALTDHYNPANKTVNLSDWVYAEANVAAAAVAAHECGHAVQHATAYNWLTMRSKLVPMVSVSSRYMQWIILAGLGVLAVTKSPVVLAIGVAMFAMTTLFSFITLPVEFDASSRALKWLDGTGIMASQQHEKAKDALKWAAMTYVVAALSSLVTLLYYLSLLLRRD, translated from the coding sequence ATGCTATATTTATTAATTATAATTTTAATGGGCGTTAGTTGGTTGGTAAGCTATCGTCTAAAATCAAAATTTAAGCAATATTCTCAAATACCAATTGGATTAACTGGTAAAGAAATTGCAGAAAAAATGTTATACGACAATGGAATTACAGATGTACAAGTAATTTCTACGCCAGGTGCATTAACCGACCATTATAATCCAGCAAATAAAACCGTAAATCTTAGCGATTGGGTGTATGCAGAAGCCAATGTTGCAGCAGCAGCAGTAGCAGCACACGAATGTGGACACGCAGTACAACATGCAACAGCATACAACTGGTTAACCATGCGTTCTAAATTAGTGCCAATGGTTAGCGTAAGCTCAAGGTACATGCAATGGATCATCTTAGCAGGTTTAGGTGTATTGGCAGTAACTAAAAGTCCAGTTGTATTAGCAATAGGTGTTGCTATGTTTGCAATGACCACATTGTTTTCGTTCATTACACTTCCTGTAGAATTTGATGCTTCTAGCAGAGCATTAAAATGGTTAGATGGAACAGGAATTATGGCAAGTCAGCAACACGAAAAAGCAAAAGATGCATTAAAATGGGCTGCCATGACTTATGTAGTAGCGGCATTAAGTTCATTAGTAACTTTGTTGTACTACTTATCATTACTTTTACGAAGAGATTAA
- a CDS encoding PD40 domain-containing protein, which translates to MKYKPLLFLLLIVVAFTTKAQSVAKGESLMNDYKYAEAIVELKPIADKGNSSAIRKIAECYMKVNDYVNAEKYYSIVVADKNVLSKHLLSYAEMLMYNEKYTEATKQLNLFLEREKTNVKAIEKAKKMLLSCDKSLTHKDTTNRKFEFYNLKALNSVASDFSAISYQDSAILFTSSRAGKINAWDGNSFAQVYIAEKINDTAYNIEPLNGVINTKNYNSGPACIDTTQTKIYYTKNNFQYGDAITNKKGDVTLKIFEANLKGNNTKDFKELEFNDKEYSCAYPTISKDALLMFFTSDRAGGFGGKDIYYSIKKGGVWSKPKNAGPIINTEGDERYPFLMEDGSLYFSSNGHAGFGGMDIFVAKRNLLNEYAVVEHLGEPFNSNADDFGFYLDNNYKKGFISSNRNGGLGLDDIYAFEYFDIPTTINIKFENIFLDSIKISIVDSATQTITTDSINGNAYHILLQPNNSYFISVEKENFIKNDFTIITTQQLQPINKNIYLTKKEEE; encoded by the coding sequence ATGAAATATAAACCCTTACTTTTTTTATTGCTGATAGTAGTTGCATTTACTACTAAAGCACAGTCTGTTGCTAAAGGCGAAAGCTTAATGAACGACTATAAATATGCTGAAGCAATTGTAGAACTCAAGCCAATTGCAGATAAAGGCAATAGCTCTGCTATAAGAAAAATTGCAGAATGCTATATGAAAGTGAATGACTATGTAAATGCTGAAAAATATTATAGCATAGTAGTAGCAGACAAAAATGTACTAAGTAAACATTTACTAAGCTATGCAGAAATGTTGATGTACAATGAAAAATATACTGAAGCAACGAAGCAACTCAACCTATTTTTAGAAAGAGAAAAAACCAATGTTAAAGCCATAGAAAAAGCTAAAAAAATGTTGCTTTCTTGTGATAAATCTTTAACTCACAAAGACACTACCAACAGAAAATTTGAATTTTACAATCTTAAAGCACTTAATTCTGTAGCTTCTGATTTTAGTGCAATTAGCTATCAAGATAGTGCTATATTATTTACATCATCAAGAGCTGGAAAAATTAATGCTTGGGACGGTAACAGCTTTGCACAAGTATATATTGCTGAAAAAATAAATGACACTGCTTATAATATCGAACCATTAAATGGTGTTATCAATACAAAAAATTACAATAGTGGACCAGCTTGTATCGATACAACACAAACAAAAATATATTATACCAAAAATAATTTTCAATATGGCGATGCGATTACCAACAAAAAAGGTGATGTAACACTAAAGATTTTTGAAGCCAATTTAAAAGGCAACAACACTAAAGATTTTAAAGAGCTAGAATTTAACGATAAAGAATATTCTTGTGCTTATCCTACAATAAGTAAAGATGCGTTGTTGATGTTTTTTACTTCTGACAGAGCTGGTGGTTTTGGTGGGAAAGATATTTATTATAGTATAAAAAAAGGTGGTGTTTGGTCGAAACCAAAAAATGCTGGACCAATTATTAATACAGAAGGTGATGAACGCTATCCATTTTTAATGGAAGATGGTAGTTTGTATTTTTCTAGTAATGGACATGCAGGTTTTGGTGGAATGGATATTTTTGTTGCGAAAAGAAATTTATTAAATGAGTATGCTGTGGTAGAGCATCTTGGTGAACCATTTAATAGCAATGCAGATGATTTTGGTTTTTACTTAGACAATAATTATAAAAAAGGATTTATCTCTTCTAACAGAAACGGTGGTTTAGGTTTAGATGACATTTATGCTTTTGAATATTTTGATATTCCGACTACAATAAACATAAAATTTGAAAATATATTTTTAGATAGTATTAAAATATCAATTGTAGATAGTGCTACACAAACAATCACTACAGATTCTATTAATGGAAATGCTTATCATATATTACTACAACCAAATAACTCCTATTTTATAAGTGTAGAAAAAGAGAATTTTATAAAGAACGACTTCACAATTATTACAACACAACAATTACAACCTATTAACAAAAACATTTATCTCACAAAAAAAGAAGAAGAGTAA
- a CDS encoding MBL fold metallo-hydrolase, whose translation MQIFSIDTGYFKLDGGAMFGVVPKTMWQKLNPPDENNLCTWAMRCLLIQDKDKLILIDSGIGNNITPQYQQRYFTFGEDTLEKSLAKHGFSTEDITDVIYTHLHFDHCSGALNRSDDGTLSLKFPNATYWTNNEHWNWAMEPNPREQASFLKENLNFLLNSNQLKFVDNEEWSFTNIEYELMYGHTHAMMIFHIYKDDQTISYCADLIPSHHHIKLPYIMAYDVQPLETLKEKHIFLEKALENNHILVFEHDKDIEACTLKRTEKGIVFDKLISINEI comes from the coding sequence ATGCAGATTTTTTCTATTGATACAGGTTATTTTAAACTAGATGGTGGTGCCATGTTTGGCGTTGTTCCAAAAACAATGTGGCAAAAACTAAATCCACCAGATGAAAATAACTTGTGTACTTGGGCAATGCGCTGTTTACTCATTCAAGACAAAGACAAATTAATACTAATCGACTCAGGTATTGGCAACAATATTACACCACAATATCAACAACGATATTTTACTTTTGGAGAAGATACACTAGAAAAATCTTTAGCTAAACATGGTTTTTCTACTGAAGATATTACTGATGTCATTTATACACATCTACATTTCGACCATTGTAGTGGTGCTTTAAACAGAAGTGATGATGGCACACTATCTCTAAAATTTCCTAATGCCACTTATTGGACAAATAACGAACATTGGAATTGGGCAATGGAACCAAATCCGAGAGAACAAGCTTCTTTTTTAAAAGAGAATCTTAACTTTTTACTAAATAGCAATCAACTAAAATTTGTCGATAACGAAGAATGGTCATTTACAAATATTGAGTACGAGCTAATGTATGGTCACACACATGCTATGATGATTTTTCATATTTATAAAGACGACCAAACTATTTCTTATTGTGCCGATTTAATTCCTTCGCATCATCATATAAAGCTACCATATATAATGGCATACGATGTGCAACCACTAGAAACATTAAAAGAAAAACATATCTTTTTAGAAAAAGCACTAGAAAATAATCATATATTAGTATTTGAACACGATAAAGACATAGAAGCATGTACATTAAAAAGAACTGAAAAAGGCATAGTATTTGATAAATTAATTAGTATTAATGAAATATAA
- a CDS encoding DUF4105 domain-containing protein has protein sequence MLKSLAKQLVLFALIIIGNTIHAQNEKYLDVPKLSSDATVSLLTVGSGTEIYQLFGHTGIRITDPKFGWDLVYNYGTFNFGEPNFVQKFIQGKLLYYLSIDTYAEFETMYKEENRSITEQNIVLDSVQKQRLFEALTINARDENKYYRYDFLADNCSTRPRDVLLAVIGGQNKSKFKFGKDADDNSSYRQLIDRHNFNEWLDFGMDLLIGLPTDKKAGFGRTFLPEELMQLFDNTTYDGKKIVSSNSLILDKIPEHIRKPFISPALVFWLLFLILFIMQIKRKTVKRWKVFPAIYLSILGILGWFLLFMWFGTDHTSTKWNLNLLWAMPLNFPLAFFMLREKSPNWILIYFKIYRIILAVLIILWWLNPQEYHKAVFPIILIAIILVSRFLPIPTSADLSSMNRVKGN, from the coding sequence GTGTTAAAAAGTTTAGCTAAACAATTGGTTTTATTCGCTCTTATAATTATAGGCAACACTATTCATGCTCAAAATGAAAAATATTTAGATGTGCCTAAGTTGAGTAGTGATGCTACAGTAAGCTTACTGACCGTTGGCTCTGGGACAGAAATTTATCAGTTGTTTGGACATACTGGAATAAGAATTACTGATCCGAAATTTGGTTGGGATTTGGTTTATAACTATGGTACTTTTAATTTTGGCGAACCTAATTTTGTACAAAAATTTATTCAAGGGAAACTACTCTATTATTTATCGATAGATACTTACGCTGAGTTTGAAACCATGTACAAAGAAGAAAATAGGTCGATAACTGAACAAAATATAGTTTTAGATAGTGTTCAAAAACAAAGATTATTTGAAGCATTAACTATTAATGCTAGAGATGAGAACAAATATTATAGATATGATTTTTTAGCTGATAATTGTTCTACACGACCTAGAGATGTTTTATTGGCAGTAATTGGTGGACAAAATAAATCGAAATTTAAGTTTGGCAAAGATGCAGACGATAATAGTTCGTATAGACAGTTAATAGATAGACACAATTTTAATGAATGGTTGGATTTTGGAATGGATTTGTTAATTGGTTTGCCTACAGATAAAAAAGCTGGTTTTGGTAGAACTTTTTTACCAGAAGAATTGATGCAACTGTTTGATAATACAACTTATGATGGAAAAAAAATAGTAAGTAGTAATTCGTTGATTTTAGATAAAATTCCAGAACACATTCGCAAACCTTTTATTTCTCCAGCATTAGTTTTTTGGTTGTTGTTTTTGATTTTATTTATTATGCAAATTAAAAGAAAGACGGTAAAACGATGGAAAGTTTTTCCTGCCATCTATTTAAGTATACTAGGAATTTTAGGTTGGTTTTTATTATTTATGTGGTTTGGCACTGACCACACTTCTACCAAATGGAATTTGAATTTATTATGGGCAATGCCTTTAAATTTTCCATTGGCATTTTTTATGTTGCGAGAAAAATCGCCGAATTGGATATTGATTTACTTTAAAATTTATAGAATTATCTTAGCAGTATTAATTATACTTTGGTGGTTAAATCCGCAAGAATATCATAAAGCAGTATTTCCAATAATACTCATTGCTATTATATTGGTTTCTCGATTTTTACCAATACCAACTTCTGCAGACTTATCGTCTATGAATAGAGTAAAAGGGAATTAA
- the msrB gene encoding peptide-methionine (R)-S-oxide reductase MsrB, with the protein MDYNVQKTDEEWKALLSDEAYRVLREAGTERPFTGEYTDTETVGEYHCNACGALLFTSDTKYHSGCGWPAFYDPANSKAVITKKDNSHGMIRTEVLCANCGSHLGHVFEDGPKDKTGLRYCINSISLKLVPKN; encoded by the coding sequence ATGGACTATAATGTACAAAAAACAGACGAAGAATGGAAAGCACTCTTATCCGATGAAGCGTATCGTGTATTAAGAGAAGCTGGTACCGAACGACCTTTTACTGGTGAATACACCGATACAGAAACTGTAGGCGAATATCATTGTAATGCTTGTGGAGCTTTGTTATTTACTTCAGATACCAAATATCATTCTGGTTGTGGTTGGCCAGCGTTTTATGATCCAGCTAATTCTAAAGCTGTCATTACTAAGAAAGACAATAGTCATGGTATGATACGAACAGAAGTATTGTGTGCCAATTGTGGTTCGCATTTAGGTCATGTTTTTGAAGACGGACCAAAAGACAAAACAGGTTTACGATATTGTATCAATTCTATTAGTTTGAAGCTAGTACCAAAAAATTAA
- the rpsP gene encoding 30S ribosomal protein S16, translating to MATKIRLQRHGSKRKPFYKIVVADSRARRDGKFIEQLGTYNPTTIPASIELNLDRAVHWLQTGAEPTDTVNAILKYKGAVYKKHLLRGVKLGVVNADDVEAKFEEWLNAKSDKIDAHKSKADAAKLEQIRKSVEAPAKVVAVEEEVVEETTEETPAETEEVVETTEVVEETPAEEKTEE from the coding sequence ATGGCAACGAAAATTAGATTACAAAGACATGGCTCTAAAAGAAAACCATTCTACAAAATTGTAGTGGCAGATAGTAGAGCAAGAAGAGATGGTAAGTTCATCGAACAATTAGGAACTTACAATCCAACAACAATTCCTGCAAGTATCGAATTAAATTTAGACAGAGCAGTACACTGGTTACAAACTGGAGCAGAACCAACTGATACAGTAAATGCAATTTTAAAGTACAAAGGAGCAGTTTACAAAAAACACTTATTAAGAGGTGTAAAATTAGGAGTAGTAAATGCTGATGATGTAGAAGCTAAGTTTGAAGAGTGGTTAAATGCTAAATCAGACAAAATTGATGCTCACAAAAGCAAGGCAGATGCTGCTAAATTAGAGCAAATTAGAAAATCTGTAGAAGCACCAGCAAAAGTTGTAGCTGTTGAAGAAGAAGTAGTAGAAGAAACTACAGAAGAAACACCAGCTGAAACAGAAGAAGTGGTGGAAACTACTGAAGTAGTAGAAGAAACACCAGCTGAAGAAAAAACAGAAGAATAA